The Aeromicrobium sp. Leaf245 genome includes a region encoding these proteins:
- a CDS encoding ABC transporter substrate-binding protein/permease, producing the protein MRRRFMGVLAGLVLAVLAPLLLAGPAQAADGGSGDGSAGEGGGREVVVGTEGTYPPFSFNEGGELTGYDIEVIEAVADEAGWQLRFVQSQFDALFGALDSGRIDVIANQITVNPEREESYAFSTPYTYSRGVIVAKKGSDIRTLADLEGKVTAQSATSNWSQVAKDAGARVENVEQFAQAADLVARGRVDAIVNDNIAVLDYLATTGDDQIEVVGDAGEEVGAQALAFRQDDEALTREADQALDSLRADGTLTEISEKYFKADVSVEDGGAAEVGGRSGTSWWDSVRDNAWPTLVALLKITIPLTALSFAIGLVAAVLIALARISSSRLLSWPARFFISAVRGTPLLLQLFVVFFALPQLGVELPSFLAATLALSVNVAGYAAETVRGALLAVPAGQHEAAATIGMSRSLTLRRVVLPQAGRIAVPPLSNTLISLVKDTSLVSVVLLTDPFRVVTQAASTTFDYLPLYVMLGFFYWVICTLLTAVQNRLETRLNRYVTT; encoded by the coding sequence GTGAGGCGACGATTCATGGGGGTGCTGGCCGGGCTCGTGCTCGCGGTGCTGGCGCCCCTGCTGCTGGCAGGTCCGGCGCAGGCCGCCGACGGCGGTTCTGGCGACGGCAGTGCCGGCGAGGGTGGGGGCCGCGAGGTCGTCGTCGGCACGGAGGGCACCTACCCGCCGTTCTCGTTCAACGAGGGCGGTGAGCTGACCGGCTACGACATCGAGGTCATCGAGGCCGTCGCCGACGAGGCCGGCTGGCAGCTGCGGTTCGTGCAGTCGCAGTTCGACGCGCTCTTCGGGGCGCTCGACTCCGGGCGCATCGACGTGATCGCCAACCAGATCACCGTCAACCCCGAGCGCGAGGAGAGCTACGCGTTCTCCACGCCGTACACGTACTCGCGTGGCGTCATCGTCGCGAAGAAGGGCTCGGACATCCGGACCCTCGCCGACCTCGAGGGCAAGGTCACGGCGCAGTCGGCCACCAGCAACTGGTCGCAGGTCGCGAAGGACGCCGGCGCCCGCGTCGAGAACGTCGAGCAGTTCGCCCAGGCCGCCGACCTCGTGGCCCGCGGCCGGGTCGACGCGATCGTCAACGACAACATCGCCGTGCTCGACTACCTCGCCACCACCGGTGACGACCAGATCGAGGTGGTCGGCGACGCCGGCGAGGAGGTCGGCGCGCAGGCGCTGGCCTTCCGTCAGGACGACGAGGCCCTGACCCGTGAGGCCGATCAGGCCCTGGACTCCCTGCGTGCCGACGGGACCTTGACCGAGATCAGCGAGAAGTACTTCAAGGCCGACGTCTCCGTCGAGGACGGTGGCGCCGCCGAGGTGGGCGGCCGCTCCGGCACCTCCTGGTGGGACTCCGTCCGTGACAACGCGTGGCCGACCCTCGTCGCTCTCCTGAAGATCACGATCCCGCTCACCGCGCTCAGCTTCGCCATCGGACTCGTCGCGGCCGTGCTCATCGCGCTGGCCCGGATCTCCTCGTCCCGGCTGCTCTCGTGGCCGGCGCGCTTCTTCATCTCGGCGGTGCGCGGCACCCCCCTGCTGCTGCAGCTCTTCGTGGTGTTCTTCGCCCTGCCGCAGCTCGGCGTCGAGCTGCCGTCCTTCCTGGCGGCCACGCTGGCGCTGAGCGTCAACGTGGCCGGCTACGCCGCTGAGACCGTGCGCGGCGCGCTGCTCGCCGTTCCGGCGGGTCAGCACGAGGCAGCGGCCACGATCGGCATGTCCCGGAGCCTCACGTTGCGTCGGGTGGTCCTCCCGCAGGCAGGAAGGATCGCGGTGCCGCCGCTCTCGAACACCCTGATCTCGCTCGTGAAGGACACCTCGCTCGTCTCGGTCGTCCTGCTGACCGACCCCTTCCGGGTGGTCACGCAGGCCGCATCGACCACGTTCGACTACCTGCCCCTGTACGTGATGCTGGGCTTCTTCTACTGGGTCATCTGCACGCTGCTCACCGCGGTGCAGAACCGGCTCGAGACGCGACTGAACAGGTACGTGACCACATGA
- a CDS encoding ribose-phosphate pyrophosphokinase translates to MRDIVVFSGSAHRSLAEAICNELGTTLSPSETVRFSNDCLQSQLHANCRQRDVYIVQPLVPPTQDHLMELLLMVDAARGASAASITVVVPHYAYARSDKKDASRISIGGKLVADMMATAGVSRVVTMTLHAPQVHGFFSMPLDHLTAIGELADHYRGSDLSNAVVVSPDFGNAKTASQFARLLGLPVAAGSKQRKADDKVVIDAIVGDVSGKRAIVLDDEIATGGSIVELVSMLETQGVTEISVACTHGLFTGKAVERLRDHPGIAEVVTTDTVPPPADWPELRVRSVAPLFAQAIARIHAGESVSSLFDGVDPTHAPPQPKLPL, encoded by the coding sequence GTGCGCGACATCGTGGTCTTCTCCGGAAGCGCCCACCGCTCCCTCGCCGAGGCCATCTGCAACGAGCTCGGCACCACCCTCTCCCCGTCGGAGACCGTGCGCTTCAGCAACGACTGCCTGCAGTCGCAGCTGCACGCCAACTGCCGCCAGCGCGACGTCTACATCGTCCAGCCGCTGGTGCCGCCGACGCAGGACCACCTCATGGAGCTGCTGCTCATGGTCGACGCGGCGCGCGGTGCGTCGGCGGCCTCGATCACCGTCGTGGTGCCGCACTACGCCTACGCGCGGTCGGACAAGAAGGACGCGTCGCGCATCTCCATCGGCGGCAAGCTGGTGGCCGACATGATGGCCACGGCCGGCGTGAGCCGCGTGGTCACCATGACCCTGCACGCGCCCCAGGTGCACGGGTTCTTCTCGATGCCGCTCGACCACCTGACCGCCATCGGTGAGCTGGCCGACCACTACCGCGGGTCCGACCTGAGCAACGCGGTGGTCGTCTCGCCCGACTTCGGCAACGCCAAGACGGCCTCGCAGTTCGCGCGGCTGCTCGGCCTGCCGGTCGCTGCGGGCAGCAAGCAGCGCAAGGCCGACGACAAGGTCGTCATCGACGCCATCGTCGGCGACGTCTCGGGCAAGCGCGCGATCGTGCTCGACGACGAGATCGCCACCGGCGGCTCCATCGTCGAGCTCGTGTCGATGCTGGAGACCCAGGGCGTCACCGAGATCTCGGTGGCCTGCACTCACGGGCTGTTCACCGGCAAGGCGGTCGAGCGGCTGCGCGACCACCCGGGGATCGCCGAGGTGGTCACGACCGACACCGTGCCGCCGCCCGCTGACTGGCCCGAGCTGCGGGTCCGCTCGGTCGCGCCCCTGTTCGCCCAGGCCATCGCCCGCATCCACGCCGGCGAGTCGGTCAGCAGCCTCTTCGACGGCGTCGACCCCACCCACGCGCCACCGCAGCCCAAGCTCCCGCTCTAG
- a CDS encoding PLP-dependent cysteine synthase family protein, with protein MARFDSLADTVGGTPLVGLPALSPSDDVRLWAKLEDQNPTGSIKDRAALAMIEAAEADGRLTPGCTILEPTSGNTGISMAMVAKLRGYRMVCVMPENTSEERRQLLRMWGAEIIPSPAAGGSNEAVRVAKGIAEEHPDWVMLYQYGNPANAEAHYRGTGPEILADLPEVTHFVAGLGTTGTLMGTGRYFREAKPDVRIVAAEPRYGELVYGLRNLDEGFVPELYDASLIDARFSVGPRDAVRRVRELLEAEGIFAGISTGAILHAALAQAAKSQKAGERADIVFIVCDGGWKYLSTGAYEGTLDEAEDALDGQLWA; from the coding sequence GTGGCGCGTTTCGACTCGCTCGCCGACACCGTCGGCGGCACCCCGCTCGTCGGCCTGCCCGCGCTGTCGCCGAGCGACGACGTGCGCCTCTGGGCCAAGCTGGAGGACCAGAACCCGACCGGCTCGATCAAGGACCGTGCTGCGCTGGCCATGATCGAGGCCGCCGAGGCCGACGGTCGGCTCACGCCCGGCTGCACGATCCTCGAGCCCACCAGCGGCAACACGGGCATCTCCATGGCCATGGTCGCCAAGCTGCGCGGCTACCGGATGGTCTGCGTCATGCCCGAGAACACCTCGGAGGAGCGCCGTCAGCTGCTGCGCATGTGGGGCGCCGAGATCATCCCGTCGCCCGCCGCCGGCGGCTCCAACGAGGCCGTGCGCGTCGCGAAGGGCATCGCCGAGGAGCACCCGGACTGGGTGATGCTGTACCAGTACGGCAACCCCGCCAACGCCGAGGCGCACTACCGCGGCACGGGCCCCGAGATCCTCGCCGACCTGCCCGAGGTCACCCACTTCGTGGCCGGGCTGGGCACCACCGGCACGCTCATGGGCACCGGACGGTACTTCCGCGAGGCCAAGCCCGACGTGCGCATCGTCGCCGCCGAGCCGCGCTACGGCGAGCTCGTCTACGGACTGCGCAACCTCGACGAGGGCTTCGTGCCCGAGCTCTACGACGCGTCGTTGATCGACGCCCGGTTCAGCGTCGGCCCGCGTGACGCGGTGCGCCGCGTGCGCGAGCTCCTCGAGGCCGAGGGCATCTTCGCCGGCATCTCCACCGGCGCGATCCTGCACGCCGCACTGGCCCAGGCGGCCAAGAGCCAGAAGGCCGGCGAGCGCGCCGACATCGTCTTCATCGTCTGCGACGGCGGCTGGAAGTACCTGTCGACGGGCGCCTACGAGGGCACGCTCGACGAGGCCGAGGACGCCCTCGACGGCCAGCTCTGGGCCTGA
- a CDS encoding MoaD/ThiS family protein gives MAIEVRIPTILRTYTDGERAVESKGATVAELVENLESAHAGIKDRLVEEGDQGVAVRRFVNVYVNDEDIRFTGGLETALSDGDTVVILPAVAGGS, from the coding sequence ATGGCCATCGAGGTCCGCATCCCGACCATCCTGCGCACGTACACCGACGGCGAGCGCGCCGTCGAGAGCAAGGGCGCCACCGTGGCCGAGCTCGTCGAGAACCTGGAGTCGGCCCACGCCGGCATCAAGGACCGCCTCGTCGAGGAGGGCGACCAGGGCGTGGCCGTCCGGCGCTTCGTGAACGTGTACGTCAACGACGAGGACATCCGGTTCACCGGGGGTCTCGAGACGGCTCTCTCCGACGGCGACACCGTCGTGATCCTGCCCGCCGTCGCGGGCGGTAGCTGA